The Miscanthus floridulus cultivar M001 chromosome 17, ASM1932011v1, whole genome shotgun sequence genome has a window encoding:
- the LOC136515126 gene encoding uncharacterized protein gives MAAARPAHGGEPRDAQPSTGISATTTTTAVASFNFGLLELADGESGEAAVSVVVGKVKAAEAARAKKAEAAATGTTEKEKAVHKNLYYLKLQHDNGIRNIEHELKRLRDVLIKLRGQETKLKEKGENGVHLIQVQLSEEQRELRLMQLSEEQRKLRQQQKKLREEEARLRPLRKEFYLEHGFPLVGGDEEEPPVPNQGESVQGNDNAGVDNFNGGYNSDGYGSVPSCHDGEPDVHADGACVYHERQVEEGYAYNTNGGRQGYPEVRKVQKWVAKQPSSDAGTEADHKPEEKVSSDAGSEAEHKPVENPQKEAATPANADGAPASGSEKSSAAGAAASKNGQGGPSGDKKFQKKKPNGSEKRKRKNAKKNGGNEVDKAKKHDSSISVCMCCLHWTVSCVVTFASRFMLLL, from the exons ATGGCCGCCGCACGCCCAGCGCAC GGCGGCGAGCCGCGCGACGCGCAGCCGTCGACCGGGATCTCTGCTACGACGACTACGACCGCCGTGGCCAGCTTCAACTTCGGCCTGCTCGAGCTCGCGGACGGCGAGTCCGGGGAGGCCGCCGTGTCCGTCGTCGTCGGCAAGGTCAAGGCCGCCGAGGCCGCCCGCGCCAAGAAGGCCGAGGCCGCCGCCACCGGGACCACCGAGAAGGAGAAGGCCGTGCACAAGAACCTCTACTACTTGAAGCTTCAGCACGACAATG GTATAAGAAATATTGAGCACGAGCTCAAGAGGTTGAGAGATGTATTGATAAAACTGAGGGGGCAGGAAACAAAGCTGAAAGAGAAAGGAGAGAATGGAGTCCATCTCATTCAGGTTCAGTTGTCGGAGGAGCAAAGGGAGCTCCGTCTCATGCAGTTGTCGGAGGAGCAAAGGAAGCTGAGGcagcagcagaagaagctgaGGGAGGAGGAAGCAAGGTTGAGGCCACTGAGGAAAGAGTTTTATTTGGAGCATGGATTTCCTCTAGTGGGTGGTGACGAAGAAGAGCCCCCAGTCCCCAATCAGGGGGAAAGTGTTCAGGGCAACGACAATGCCGGTGTTGACAATTTCAATGGCGGCTATAACAGTGATGGCTATGGCAGTGTACCCAGCTGTCACGATGGTGAGCCAGATGTTCATGCTGATGGAGCCTGTGTGTACCATGAGAGGCAGGTAGAGGAAGGCTATGCCTACAACACTAATGGTGGCAGGCAGGGATATCCTGAGGTCAGGAAGGTTCAGAAGTGGGTAGCTAAGCAGCCATCCTCTGATGCTGGTACAGAGGCTGATCACAAACCTGAGGAGAAGGTCAGCTCTGATGCTGGCTCGGAGGCTGAGCACAAGCCTGTAGAGAATCCTCAGAAGGAGGCTGCCACTCCTGCTAATGCGGATGGCGCGCCTGCCTCTGGTTCAGAAAAGTCTTCTGCTGCAGG GGCTGCTGCAAGTAAGAACGGACAAGGTGGCCCTTCTGGAGACAAAAAATTTCAAAAGAAGAAGCCCAATGGCTCTGAGAAAAGGAAGAGGAAGAATGCTAAGAAGAACGGTGGCAATGAAGTTGATAAGGCAAAGAAGCATGATTCATCCATCAGCGTTTGTATGTGCTGTTTGCACTGGACCGTGTCGTGTGTGGTCACTTTTGCATCTCGTTTCATGTTGTTGCTCTGA